The following coding sequences are from one Acidobacteriota bacterium window:
- a CDS encoding protein kinase, translating to MIGNSFAHFRVTSKLGEGGMGEVWCAEDTKLGRNVALKVLPEAFAQDSERLARFEREARVLASLSHTNIAGVHGLEEVDGKRFLVLELVEGETIAELIERGPIPVEEAARIALQIAEAVESAHENGIVHRDLKPANVKISPDGQVKVLDFGLAKALAPDAISGSGSDQDLSLSPTLTQAMTGLGVLLGTAGYMSPEQARGKPVDRRADIWAFGCIMYEMLTGQRLFTGETATDVIGAVVHKDPNLEALPSEVPARLRGLLERCLEKDPSRRLQSIGEARIALQKWFENPEAQTVAPAAADSPGWRRWVPWGVAAGAVLFVALQASGVFGSRVDSSEPVRSSSIEIGEEGLFSGFGTSAVLSPGAEMLAYVTGSGNEGGNIYLRHLDRFGAAAIATGGAGSAPYQPFFSPDGEWLGYVTPGELKKVSIAGGAPITLCKVELSRGATWGEDETIVFSPSPRSGLMRISSAGGEPQVLTELAEGGISHRWPQWLPGGESILFTSVSDGADNFEGANLEVLTVATGERKVVHRGGYHGRYVETGHILYVHEGTLFALPFDAKKLEALGSQMPVLENLDATVVQGAAQFHVSDNGVLVYATESQQGDPFPVTWVDRTGRTETLWSEPGLYANPDLSPDGRRLSLSLLRGNNMDIWVYDLERNVATRLTFDEAYDADQVWSPDGRFIAFSSNRGAGNNAVYRKAADGSGEVELIAEPGELPSLYPTSWSPDGKWLAVWTADSDVYIANAETGELEPFQATDFGEFNPTFSPDGRWMAYDSNESGRIEIYVRAFPSRGGKWQVSDGGGALARWSADGSELFYRTDDGVMAVEIDGSGDTFQVGTPYNLFTGPFLGGTNGISVGGYVFPDYTVTADGSRFVMFAGNAQSSRATSIRMVTNWFEELNRLTAAGTR from the coding sequence ATGATCGGCAACAGTTTTGCGCATTTCCGGGTGACGTCGAAGCTCGGTGAGGGTGGGATGGGCGAGGTGTGGTGTGCCGAGGACACGAAGCTCGGCCGCAACGTGGCACTTAAGGTCCTGCCGGAGGCCTTTGCCCAGGATTCGGAACGCCTGGCTCGTTTCGAGCGCGAGGCCCGAGTCCTGGCGTCACTCTCCCACACCAATATCGCCGGGGTACACGGCCTCGAGGAAGTCGATGGCAAGCGCTTCCTTGTGTTGGAGCTGGTGGAGGGGGAGACCATAGCCGAGCTCATCGAACGAGGACCGATTCCGGTGGAGGAAGCGGCACGGATCGCCCTGCAGATCGCCGAGGCGGTGGAGTCCGCGCACGAAAATGGAATCGTGCACCGCGACCTGAAACCGGCGAACGTCAAGATCTCTCCGGATGGCCAGGTCAAGGTGCTGGACTTCGGTCTGGCGAAGGCGCTGGCACCGGACGCCATCTCAGGGAGTGGTAGCGACCAGGATCTATCGCTTTCGCCGACGCTCACCCAGGCGATGACGGGTCTCGGGGTACTGCTCGGGACCGCGGGTTACATGAGCCCGGAGCAGGCCCGCGGCAAGCCGGTGGACCGGCGCGCGGACATCTGGGCTTTCGGGTGCATCATGTACGAGATGCTGACCGGCCAACGTCTTTTCACCGGCGAAACGGCTACCGATGTGATTGGCGCGGTGGTCCACAAGGACCCGAATCTCGAAGCACTCCCGTCCGAGGTGCCAGCCCGCCTTCGCGGACTGCTCGAACGGTGTTTGGAAAAGGACCCAAGCCGCCGTCTGCAGTCGATCGGGGAGGCGCGGATCGCACTCCAGAAGTGGTTCGAAAACCCGGAAGCTCAAACCGTCGCCCCTGCGGCGGCCGACTCCCCGGGGTGGCGGAGGTGGGTGCCGTGGGGGGTGGCCGCGGGCGCAGTGCTGTTCGTCGCTCTTCAGGCCTCCGGTGTCTTCGGCTCGAGGGTTGATTCGAGCGAACCGGTCCGTAGCTCGAGCATCGAGATTGGCGAGGAGGGGTTGTTTTCTGGATTCGGGACGAGCGCGGTGCTCTCTCCCGGTGCCGAGATGCTGGCGTACGTGACCGGCTCGGGCAACGAGGGCGGAAATATCTACCTCCGTCACCTCGACCGTTTCGGGGCCGCGGCCATTGCCACGGGTGGCGCCGGGTCGGCGCCATACCAGCCCTTCTTCTCTCCTGACGGTGAGTGGCTCGGTTATGTGACTCCCGGCGAGCTCAAAAAGGTCTCGATCGCCGGCGGGGCGCCCATCACCTTGTGCAAGGTGGAACTCAGCCGGGGAGCGACCTGGGGTGAGGACGAAACCATCGTCTTTTCGCCGTCACCTCGCAGCGGTTTGATGCGGATCTCCTCCGCGGGCGGCGAGCCGCAGGTGCTCACCGAGCTCGCCGAGGGAGGGATCAGCCACCGCTGGCCCCAGTGGCTGCCCGGTGGTGAGTCGATCCTGTTCACATCGGTCTCGGACGGCGCTGACAATTTCGAAGGCGCCAACCTCGAGGTTCTGACGGTGGCCACGGGCGAACGAAAGGTGGTTCATAGAGGCGGTTACCACGGTCGCTACGTGGAGACGGGGCACATTCTTTACGTGCACGAGGGGACCCTGTTCGCCCTGCCCTTCGATGCGAAAAAGCTCGAGGCCCTCGGTTCCCAGATGCCGGTGCTCGAGAATCTGGACGCGACGGTGGTCCAGGGGGCGGCGCAGTTCCATGTCTCTGATAACGGCGTGTTGGTCTATGCCACCGAATCGCAGCAGGGAGACCCATTTCCGGTGACCTGGGTCGATCGCACCGGACGCACCGAGACCCTGTGGTCGGAGCCCGGTCTCTACGCGAACCCGGACCTCTCACCCGATGGCCGCAGGTTGTCGCTTTCGCTCCTGCGCGGCAACAATATGGATATCTGGGTGTACGATCTCGAACGAAACGTGGCCACCCGGTTGACATTTGATGAAGCCTACGATGCCGACCAGGTCTGGTCGCCCGACGGTCGTTTCATCGCTTTCAGCTCGAATCGAGGCGCCGGCAACAACGCCGTGTATCGCAAGGCCGCCGACGGTTCGGGAGAAGTGGAACTGATCGCCGAGCCGGGGGAGCTGCCCTCGCTCTATCCCACCTCCTGGTCCCCCGATGGCAAGTGGTTGGCCGTCTGGACAGCAGACTCGGATGTTTACATAGCCAATGCAGAAACCGGAGAGTTGGAGCCGTTCCAGGCCACCGATTTCGGCGAATTCAACCCGACCTTCTCGCCGGATGGCCGCTGGATGGCGTACGACTCCAACGAATCCGGCCGGATCGAGATCTACGTGAGGGCCTTTCCTTCGCGCGGCGGCAAGTGGCAGGTCTCCGACGGCGGTGGCGCACTCGCGCGGTGGTCCGCCGACGGCAGCGAGCTCTTCTACCGCACCGATGACGGCGTGATGGCGGTGGAGATCGACGGCAGTGGCGACACATTTCAGGTCGGGACGCCCTACAACCTCTTTACGGGACCGTTCCTCGGAGGGACAAACGGGATCTCGGTCGGTGGTTACGTCTTCCCGGACTACACGGTCACCGCCGACGGCTCACGATTCGTGATGTTTGCCGGCAACGCTCAGTCGAGCCGGGCGACCTCGATTCGAATGGTCACCAACTGGTTCGAAGAGTTGAATCGGTTGACCGCCGCCGGTACCAGGTGA